Proteins from one Alphaproteobacteria bacterium genomic window:
- the pyrH gene encoding UMP kinase, producing the protein MSDTAKPIYRRVLLKLSGEALMGVREYGLDPVIVSQIAADVKAVHDLGVEICMVIGGGNIFRGVSGAAEGMDRASADYMGMLATVINALAMQSALERIGTQTRVLSAIPMQSVSEPYIRRRAIRHMEKGRVVIFAAGTGNPFFTTDTAAALRASEMDSEVIFKATKVDGVYSADPEKDPAATRYDELTYLEVLSRDLRVMDAAAISLARENNIPIVVFSIHNAGAFVDVMMGGGRFTKISN; encoded by the coding sequence ATGTCAGATACGGCGAAACCGATATATCGACGGGTGTTGCTCAAGCTTTCCGGCGAAGCGCTCATGGGCGTGCGGGAATACGGCCTCGATCCCGTGATCGTCAGCCAGATCGCCGCGGACGTCAAGGCGGTGCACGACCTCGGCGTCGAAATCTGCATGGTGATCGGCGGCGGTAATATCTTTCGCGGCGTTTCCGGCGCCGCCGAAGGGATGGACCGCGCCAGCGCGGACTATATGGGCATGCTGGCGACGGTCATAAACGCCTTGGCGATGCAGAGCGCGCTGGAACGGATCGGGACGCAGACGAGGGTGCTTTCCGCGATTCCGATGCAGTCTGTTTCCGAGCCCTATATCCGCCGTCGCGCGATCCGCCATATGGAAAAGGGGCGGGTGGTCATTTTTGCCGCCGGTACGGGCAACCCGTTTTTCACGACCGACACAGCCGCGGCGCTTCGCGCCTCCGAGATGGACAGCGAAGTCATCTTCAAGGCGACGAAGGTGGATGGCGTGTACAGTGCGGACCCCGAAAAGGATCCGGCGGCGACACGCTATGATGAACTGACCTATCTGGAGGTGCTGTCCCGGGACCTGCGGGTCATGGATGCTGCGGCCATATCGCTTGCCCGCGAAAACAATATTCCGATTGTCGTGTTTTCGATTCACAATGCCGGCGCATTTGTTGATGTTATGATGGGCGGCGGCCGCTTCACGAAAATTTCGAACTGA